The nucleotide window ACTTGAACTTAATATTTTCCGCTTCGAATCCATCAAATCAGCCCACCTTTCTGGTGAATAAAGAGAGCCCAAGTCAGCGAAATGTCCACTTGAGCTCTGCTCCATTCAGTCCACTGCTGCATCTGTATTACTGAAAAGGTTTCAGCACTTCTTCCGCTTTTTCCTGCGCTTTATCCAATCCTTCGTCAACTGAGCTTTGACCAGTCAAGATTGATTGAATATGGTCATTGAAGATTTTCTGCACCTCACCATTTTGGTAGGTGGCCAATTCACTATCCGCATATTCCAGTTGCTCACGTGCAACAAGTGCAGGCGGGAATTCCTCGACATATTTCTTCAACAAGTCAGTTTCATAAGCAGATTCTCTAGTCGCTACATAACCTGTATCGATTGACCACTGTGCGACACGCTCAGGTTCTGTAAGGAACTTCATGAACTTGATTGCAGCTTTCTTGTTGGCTTTTGGAAGATCCTTGAATAAGTAAATGTTTCCTCCGCCAGTCGGAGAACCATATTGATTGTTCGCTGGCAAGAAAGATACTCCGAAATCAAAGTTCGCATTGTTCTTCACATTCGTCAGGTTGCCTGTCGTATGGTACATCATTGCAGTTTTTCCACTCAGGAAGTCAGAAGGAACGGTCGCCCATTCAATCACACCCTCAGGCATGATCTTGTGCTCTTTCCCAAGGGACAGCCAGTATTCCATTGCTTCTTTCGCGTAAGGCTTGTTGAAATAAACTTCCTTTCCGTCTTCAGACATGATGTTGTCTTCCGTTTGAAGTGCTAAAGCCTGGAACATCCAATACTGGTATCCAGTACTCGGAATTTCTAATCCCCATTGATCCTTGCCGCCATTTTTCGTCAGCTTCTTACCGTATTCAACCAGCTGATCCCAGTTTTCCGGTGGAGCTTCCGGATCCAATCCGGCCTCTTTGAATGCATCCTTGTTGTAGTAAAGGACAATCGTACTGCGCTGGAATGGCAAGCTGTACACCTTATCCCCGATAGATGAGTTGGCCATAAACCCATCATAGAAATCATCTAAATACTCCTTATCAAACAAAGGTGTTACCTCTTCGATCAAGTCATTTTCAAGCAAAGTGAAAAGATCGATGGAGAACAAGACAGCCAGTTCAGGCGGATTCCCCCCCTGCGACGAAGCCATTACCTGTGTCATGGTTTCAGCATAACTGCCACCATATTTCGCATTAACCTTAATGTCGGGGTTTTCTTTCTCAAAATCTGCTACAATTTTATCCACGATTTTCGCTACATCCCCGCCAACCGCAACCGGGAACCAGAAATCAATCTCAGTCTTTTCTTTCGTTCCAGCATTATTGCTGCTGCATCCAGCAATGCCAACCAATAAAACAAAGATTAATGATAAAAGCCTGACTTTCATGCCATTTCCTCCCCTTTGTATCTATTTTTTTCATAAAAAAACCCATGAACAATAAACTGCACCACAAATAAGTGTCATGCATTTTATTGGTCACAGGGATTCTCCTCATCTCTTCCCTTAGACAATAACCTGTCTAAATTAAATATCTGATTATTCATAATAATACAACACTGACTAATTATTGGCAATAAAAAATCCCAAATTATCTTAGTTACATTTAGGATTTAAAGGGTCATCAAAAATATTGTCTTTAATTATTGGGACAAAGGAAAACTCTAGTGTTCTAAAATCCTTTATTTGATTTTCCGAATGGAACATGAGAACCTTCGCATTATAATAAAATCCAGACAAGAAGCTGGATTCACGATTTGGTAAATATCACCGAAGACCAGTACGAAGTATCTTTAATAGGATATGATGAAGAATAACCCGGGGTTTTCGGGGTTTAATTTTAGTTTCGGCAGGGGGATGGTTCTTGCGCTCCAAGGTTGTGATTAACTTCCGAATTTATAAATATTTGATTTGGACTCCCGAACAGGACATGAGAACCCTAAAAAGAGTAATACCACTATCCACAACCTAAAAAAGGAGCGTAAAACAAATGCCTTACGCTCCTCCCCATTATTTTAATTCCTCAATGGGACATCCTACATTATTTCTTGATTAACTCAAGCTCGACCGGGATAAATTCTTCTACTTTATCACCATTCTTCACCTGGATGGCTGTTTCAACTGCCTGTTGTCCGATCATTTCTGGCTTTTGGGCAACTGTTGCGGCCATTGTGCCTTCTTCGACAGCTTTTACTGCATCGTCAGTTGCATCGAATCCAACAACAATGACATTTTCAAGACCGGCAGCTTTCAATGCCTCTACTGCACCTAGTGCCATTTCATCGTTGTGAGCGAATACAGCCTGGATGTCCTTGTTGCTTTGAAGCAGGTTTTCCATGACAGAAAGTCCTTGTGAACGGTCAAAATTCGCTGGCTGCTTTGCCACTACTTCAATTCCGCTTGCTGCTGCAATTGCTTCGTTGAAACCTTTGCCGCGCTCACGTGCTGCGGATGAACCTGGGATACCTTCTAATTCAATCACTTTTCCTGATCCGCCAAGCGCATCAGCCATGTATTCTCCAGCCATCTTGCCGCCAGCTGCGTTGTCAGATGCGATATGCGCAACTACCTCGCCGCCTTCTGCACTTCTGTCAACCGTGATGACCGGGATACCTGCATTATTTGCAGACTCGATTGCTGCTGTAATCGCCGCTGAATCTGTTGGGTTGATCAAAAGAACATCAATGCCTTTTTGAATCAAGTCTTCTACATCACTTACTTGTTTTGCCGGGTCATTTTGAGCATCTACAGTCGTAATGTCGATTCCTTCTTCTTTTGCTTTCTTTTCTGCGCCTTCTTTTAACGTAACAAAGAACGGGTTGTTCAGTGTTGAGATGGAAAGCCCAATTTTAACCTTATCATCTTTTGAGCCTGTGTCTTTACTGCCTTCATCAGAACCATTGCCATTTTGGTCAAGTGAGCAGCCAGCCATGAATACTGCAGCTATTAATGCAAGTAATAAACCTTTAAAAAGACCTTTCATTTATAATTCCTCCTAAATTTTTATTATTATTAAGCCGCTTTTTTGCGGTCTAACAATACTGCAAGCAGAATAACTCCACCCTTTACAACTTGCTGATAAAAAGAAGATACATTCAGCAAGTTCAAGCCGTTATTCAATACACCAATGATCAAAGCGCCGACTAGTGTTCCGAAAATCCATCCTCTGCCTCCAGAAAGGCTTGTACCACCTAAAACTACCGCAGCGATTGCATCGAGTTCATAAGAGACACCTGCAGTTGGCTGTGCTGAATTCAGCCTTGAGGTTAGTGTCGTACCAGCAAGAGCCGCAAGCAATCCAGTAAGGGAATAGACACCGATTTTAATACGATCAACTCTTAGACCAGATAAAAGGGAAGCTTCTTCATTTCCTCCAATTGCGTACACACCCCGGCCAAATGTCGTCTTTTTAAGCAAGAAATATAGAATTGCATAAGTAATCAGCATCGTGATGACCGGAAATGGTATTCCCAAAAAGTACCCTTTTCCAAGCATTTGGAAAGATACAGCATCAGAAAGTCCGGTAATCGGACGTCCTTCTGTATAGACAAGAGTGAAACCCCGGTAAATCGTCATCGTTGCCAGTGTTGCAATGAACGGGGCAACCTTACCTTTGGTGATGATCAGGCCGTTTATTGCACCCATAGCCGCACCCGCCATAAGGCCAATCAGTAAAGCAAGAATTGGATCAGTTCCGCCAGCCAGCATTCCTGCTGTCAGAGCTGACGACAATGCGAGAATAGATCCAACTGATAAGTCAATTCCACCAGTCAAAATAACAAATGTCATACCAAATGCAATTAATGCATTGATTGAAACCTGGCGCAGGACGTTGAAAATATTATTTACAGTCAAAAAGTCCGCGCTCATGACTGATAGAATAATAGCTATTAGAAAAAGTCCGATTAGTGGTCCAAGCTTTTGAAAAACATTAATTTTTTTCATGAGTTTTCCCTCCCGTGGCGGCCTGCATGATTTTTTCCTGGTCAGCGTCTTCCCTGTTGAGCATCCCTGTCAATTTCCCTTCATGGACAACCATGATCCTGTCACTCATTCCGAGGATTTCAGGCAGTTCAGAAGATACCATGATGATGGCAACGCCTTTTTCTGTAAGTTCATTCATGATTGTGTAAATTTCTTTTTTGGCTCCCACATCCACTCCGCGGGTCGGTTCATCCAAGATCAGGACCTTGGGGTCGATACCCAGCCATTTGCCAATAACGACCTTCTGCTGGTTTCCCCCGCTCAGTGATTTGACAGCCTGCTCTCCGCCAGATGTCTTGACCTTGAGCTTCTCAATCATTGCTTTGACATAATCGGCTTCTTTTTTATCAGCCATAATGCCTTTGTTGGAAAACCTCCGTAAATTGGTCAAAATCAGATTCTCACGAACACTCAGACCGAGGACCAGACCTTCATCTTTCCGGTCTTCTGTTATGAAACCGATGCCTGCCTTTATGGCATCATATGGGCGTTTGATTTTGACTTCCTTCCCATTCAGAAAAATTGTTCCGGATATAATCGGTCTTTTTCCGAAAATCGCTTCCATGATTTCCGTCCTGCCGGCACCCATAAGCCCCGCTACTCCCAGGATTTCGCCACTTTTTACAGAAAAGGAGATATCACTAAAAGCGTTCTCTGCCGTAAAATTCTCGATTCGGATTCTCTCTTCACCAGGTTTGCCGGTTCTTGCAGGAAAGCGTTCGCCAAGTTCCCGGCCAACCATCATTTTGACGATTTCTTCAAAATTTGTTTCTTTAATCTGCTTTGTTCCGACTGACTGGCCATCACGCAAGACGGTAATCCTGTCACACATCCGGAATATTTCTTCCATCCTGTGAGAGATATAGACAATGCCTACTCCCTGCTCTCTAAGCTTGTCAATTACCTTGAAAAGAACTTCAATCTCACGGTCAGTCAATGCCGCGGTGGGCTCATCCATGATCAGCACTTCAGAGTTGGTGGCAACAGCCCTCGCAATTTCAATCATCTGCTGCTGGCCCACAGATAGACTCCCAGCTTCTTGGTCCGGATCGAGCTGTACTCCAAGCCTTTCAAGATATTCCTTCGTTTTACGCTTCATTTCCTTCGTTTTCATCAACCCTATCTTCCCATGGGTCAATTCCTTGCCGAGGAACATATTCTCCGCAACTGTCAGATAGGGAATAATGTTAAGCTCCTGGTGGATGACGGTAATGCCAGATAACTCAGCTTCTTTAGCCGATTTGAAGCTGACTTGTTTACCTTTAACTTCAATTGCACCTTCATCTTTTTGATAAATTCCAGTCAGGATTTTCATGAGCGTGGACTTTCCTGCACCATTCTCTCCCATTAGTGCATGAATTTCTCCAGTTTCAAGCTCAAAATCGACCTTATTCAGTACCTGAACGGGGCCAAACGATTTTGAAATCCCTTTCATTTTAATGAATTCCATTAGAATATCACCCCTGCATGCAAAATGATGTTTGCATATGGTGTTGCTTCTCCCGTTCGGATCACTGCTTTGGCTTGTGCCGTATTCTTCTTGAAGTCTTCATGAGTTACCGACTGAATCTGGCCTTTATTAAACTTCTCTTGAATGAAAGACAGTATTTCAGGGTTGTTCTCCTGAATTTCATCGGCAATGGTGGCTTGTTCAACCTCCATGTCTTCAAGAATGGCTTCAAGCGTTTCGATAAACCCGGGCGTCCCGATTTTAAGGGATAGGTCAATTCTCTTCACTCCGTCAGGAATAGGCAGTCCGCAATCCGCAATCACAATGGTATCTGTATGTCCCAAATTAGCGAGAACCTCAGCTATATGACTGTTCAAGATTCCTTGCTTTTTCATGCTCAATCCCCCTTCCTGTCACTCAAAAATTCTTCT belongs to Mesobacillus sp. AQ2 and includes:
- a CDS encoding ABC transporter substrate-binding protein; the encoded protein is MKVRLLSLIFVLLVGIAGCSSNNAGTKEKTEIDFWFPVAVGGDVAKIVDKIVADFEKENPDIKVNAKYGGSYAETMTQVMASSQGGNPPELAVLFSIDLFTLLENDLIEEVTPLFDKEYLDDFYDGFMANSSIGDKVYSLPFQRSTIVLYYNKDAFKEAGLDPEAPPENWDQLVEYGKKLTKNGGKDQWGLEIPSTGYQYWMFQALALQTEDNIMSEDGKEVYFNKPYAKEAMEYWLSLGKEHKIMPEGVIEWATVPSDFLSGKTAMMYHTTGNLTNVKNNANFDFGVSFLPANNQYGSPTGGGNIYLFKDLPKANKKAAIKFMKFLTEPERVAQWSIDTGYVATRESAYETDLLKKYVEEFPPALVAREQLEYADSELATYQNGEVQKIFNDHIQSILTGQSSVDEGLDKAQEKAEEVLKPFQ
- the rbsB gene encoding ribose ABC transporter substrate-binding protein RbsB, translated to MKGLFKGLLLALIAAVFMAGCSLDQNGNGSDEGSKDTGSKDDKVKIGLSISTLNNPFFVTLKEGAEKKAKEEGIDITTVDAQNDPAKQVSDVEDLIQKGIDVLLINPTDSAAITAAIESANNAGIPVITVDRSAEGGEVVAHIASDNAAGGKMAGEYMADALGGSGKVIELEGIPGSSAARERGKGFNEAIAAASGIEVVAKQPANFDRSQGLSVMENLLQSNKDIQAVFAHNDEMALGAVEALKAAGLENVIVVGFDATDDAVKAVEEGTMAATVAQKPEMIGQQAVETAIQVKNGDKVEEFIPVELELIKK
- the rbsC gene encoding ribose ABC transporter permease (functions to transport ribose at high affinity; forms a complex with RbsA2C2B), with the protein product MKKINVFQKLGPLIGLFLIAIILSVMSADFLTVNNIFNVLRQVSINALIAFGMTFVILTGGIDLSVGSILALSSALTAGMLAGGTDPILALLIGLMAGAAMGAINGLIITKGKVAPFIATLATMTIYRGFTLVYTEGRPITGLSDAVSFQMLGKGYFLGIPFPVITMLITYAILYFLLKKTTFGRGVYAIGGNEEASLLSGLRVDRIKIGVYSLTGLLAALAGTTLTSRLNSAQPTAGVSYELDAIAAVVLGGTSLSGGRGWIFGTLVGALIIGVLNNGLNLLNVSSFYQQVVKGGVILLAVLLDRKKAA
- a CDS encoding sugar ABC transporter ATP-binding protein; translation: MEFIKMKGISKSFGPVQVLNKVDFELETGEIHALMGENGAGKSTLMKILTGIYQKDEGAIEVKGKQVSFKSAKEAELSGITVIHQELNIIPYLTVAENMFLGKELTHGKIGLMKTKEMKRKTKEYLERLGVQLDPDQEAGSLSVGQQQMIEIARAVATNSEVLIMDEPTAALTDREIEVLFKVIDKLREQGVGIVYISHRMEEIFRMCDRITVLRDGQSVGTKQIKETNFEEIVKMMVGRELGERFPARTGKPGEERIRIENFTAENAFSDISFSVKSGEILGVAGLMGAGRTEIMEAIFGKRPIISGTIFLNGKEVKIKRPYDAIKAGIGFITEDRKDEGLVLGLSVRENLILTNLRRFSNKGIMADKKEADYVKAMIEKLKVKTSGGEQAVKSLSGGNQQKVVIGKWLGIDPKVLILDEPTRGVDVGAKKEIYTIMNELTEKGVAIIMVSSELPEILGMSDRIMVVHEGKLTGMLNREDADQEKIMQAATGGKTHEKN
- the rbsD gene encoding D-ribose pyranase, whose amino-acid sequence is MKKQGILNSHIAEVLANLGHTDTIVIADCGLPIPDGVKRIDLSLKIGTPGFIETLEAILEDMEVEQATIADEIQENNPEILSFIQEKFNKGQIQSVTHEDFKKNTAQAKAVIRTGEATPYANIILHAGVIF